From Plasmodium relictum strain SGS1 genome assembly, chromosome: 8, the proteins below share one genomic window:
- a CDS encoding cysteine--tRNA ligase, putative produces the protein MEANNKLPKWNIPSKEGKKITNLFVSNSLTHSKVEFIPQEGNKIKWYACGPTVYDAAHLGHARTYVSFDIIRRILTNYFKYDVFLVINITDIDDKIIKRSEEEKIDFNELARKWEYEFWEDMKRLNVLLPTAITRVSEYVDDIIRYIEKIIENKYAYISEGSVYFDIEEFKKNEIHFYARMEPSSVKDENRILEGEGDLGMISKKKKNSYDFALWKASKPNEPYWDSPWGKGRPGWHIECSTMASNILGKVIDIHSGGIDLRFPHHDNELAQSEAFFDHNQWVNYFLHSGHLHIEGLKMSKSLKNFITIKNILSKYTSNQIRILFLLNKWDNFMNYNPNGESMIQCIEIDKFFINFFALIDMKIKNFDLNNSNLYWNNADTQLNNLFRLTKTKIHEHLLDNFNTPDAILAIQKLITEINVYLKNEKTQIGLLLEMKHYINFILTTFGLVYDDSQKAKYEKFDQLLQTLGSYRRNIRINLQSNAKSIRKILKEKNAKSESNKSTPENENLYNDFINIVKANNENMLKECDLLRDQHLLNMGILIDDRPDNEFVIKILDDNELQQEKNKREQELNKKKTLEQKKNNKSEKRE, from the exons ATGGAAGCCAATAACAAGTTGCCAAAATGGAATATTCCATCGaaagaaggaaaaaaaatcACTAATTTATTTGTAAGCAATTCTCTGACACACAGTAAAGTTGAATTTATCCCACAA gaaggcaataaaataaaatggtaTGCTTGTGGGCCAACTGTATATGATGCAGCACATTTAGGACATGCAAGAACTTACGTAAGTTTTGATATTATAAGAAGAATATTAACGAATTATTTTAAGTATGACGTTTTCTTGGTTATAAACATAACTGATATTGATGATAagataattaaaagaagtgaagaagaaaagattgattttaatgaattagCAAGGAAATGGGAATATGAATTTTGGGAAGATATGAAACGCTTGAATGTGCTATTACCAACAGCAATAACAAGAGTAAGTGAATATGTAGATGATATTATAAggtatatagaaaaaataattgagAATAAATACGCATATATCAGTGAAGGTAGTGTTTATTTTGATATTGAagaattcaaaaaaaatgaaattcatttttatgcACGAATGGAACCATCATCTGTTAAAGATGAAAATAGAATATTAGAAGGTGAAGGGGATTTAGGGATGAtttcaaaaaagaaaaaaaattcatatgaCTTTGCTTTGTGGAAAGCATCCAAGCCTAATGAACCATATTGGGATTCTCCTTGGGGTAAGGGTAGACCTGGATGGCATATTGAATGTTCTACAATGGCTAGCAATATTTTAGGAAAAGTTATAGATATCCATAGTGGTGGTATTGATTTAAGATTTCCTCATCATGATAACGAATTAGCACAAAGTGAAGCTTTTTTTGATCATAATCAGTgggtaaattattttttacattctGGTCATTTACATATAGAAGGTTTAAAAATGTCTAAGTcgttaaaaaattttattactataaaaaacattttatcaAAATACACATCTAATCAAATTAGAATTCTCTTCCTTCTTAATAAATGGGACaattttatgaattataaCCCCAATGGAGAAAGTATGATTCAATGCATAGAAattgataaattttttataaatttttttgctttaattgacatgaaaataaaaaattttgatttaaataatagcAATTTATACTGGAACAATGCAGATACACAACTAAACAATTTATTTAGATTAACCAAAACCAAAATTCATGAACATTTGttagataattttaataCTCCTGATGCTATTTTAGCAattcaaaaattaataacAGAAATTAATGTTTAtctaaaaaatgaaaaaactCAAATTGGGTTATTACTAGAAATGAAACactatataaattttattcttaCTACTTTTGGTTTAGTTTATGATGATTCTCAAAAAGCAAAATATGAGAAATTTGATCAATTATTGCAAACATTAGGTTCATATAGGAGAAATATCAGAATAAATTTACAAAGTAATGCAAAATCAATTAGAAAAAtcttaaaagaaaaaaacgcAAAAAGTGAATCAAATAAAAGCACTCCTGAAAATGAAAACTTATATAatgattttataaatattgttAAAgctaataatgaaaatatgcTAAAGGAATGTGATTTATTAAGAGACCAACATCTTTTAAACATGGGAATTTTAATTGATGATAGACCTGATAATGAGTTTGTCATCAAGATTTTAGATGATAATGAATTAcaacaagaaaaaaataaaagagaacaagaactaaataaaaaaaaaacattagaacaaaaaaaaaataataaaagtgaaaaaagagaataa
- a CDS encoding FAD synthetase, putative — MDTEDNEEWSDYSNSLKLYEKIEKLYHEYKKEISKLKDYNKDVSSSNILKDDNEIKSNIKRGIKNIIKPSMYNYDVINYYKDEVNLKKKAMELSEDIMAAIDHIYDIFRLCNQNVFLSFNGGKDAVVTLHLFRCAYARYIKNIKGKKKKPNLIYFKDEINEFPEVYQFLNECAYMHDFNIIIIKGTWKNGVTHFIENFHKKFETTFLNQMKISNIDSFSFYPTIAFINGTRYNDSYSEKLHILNISSKNFPPYLYLNPIFCWTFGAIWTFILYFKFNYCILYNHGYSSIGSVNDTIKNEFLKCNDCYLPAYFLKNWDYERYNRVSFKEK, encoded by the coding sequence ATGGATACTGAAGACAATGAAGAATGGAGTGATTATTCAAACTCATTGAAGCTATacgaaaaaatagaaaagttATAtcatgaatataaaaaagaaattagtAAACTAAAAGATTATAATAAGGATGTAAGCAGTTccaatatattaaaagatgataatgaaataaagagtaatataaaaagaggaattaaaaacataataaaGCCTAGTATGTATAATTATGatgtaataaattattacaaagatgaagtaaatttaaaaaaaaaggcaaTGGAATTATCTGAAGATATAATGGCAGCAATTGATCACATTTATGATATATTTCGACTCTGTAATCAAAATGTTTTCTTATCATTTAATGGGGGAAAAGATGCGGTTGTAACTTTACATTTATTTAGATGTGCTTATGCaagatatataaagaatataaaaggaaaaaaaaaaaaacccaatttgatttattttaaagatgaaataaatgaattcCCTGAAGTATATCAGTTTTTAAATGAATGTGCATATATGCatgattttaatataattataattaaaggAACATGGAAAAATGGAGTAACTCattttatagaaaattttcataaaaagtTTGAGActacttttttaaatcaaatgaaaatatcGAATATCgattctttttcattttatccTACTATTGCTTTTATTAATGGGACACGATATAATGATTCATATAGTgaaaaattacatattttaaatattagtTCGAAGAATTTTCCACCTTACTTATATTTAAATCCCATCTTTTGTTGGACATTTGGAGCTATTTggacttttattttatattttaaatttaattattgcattttatataatcacGGATACTCATCTATTGGCTCAGTGAAtgatacaataaaaaatgaatttctAAAATGTAACGATTGTTATTTACCTGcatattttctaaaaaattgGGATTATGAAAGATATAATAGAGTatcatttaaagaaaaataa